TTTTCTATTGCAATTTCTAGATTATTATATTATTATATGATGATTTTTTAACTTTCCATATATATAGAAATAGAAACAGATAGACTAGAGAAACAGATAGACTAGAAACGACATCTCTTATCTCAATGACCCCACAGGGATATTAACTGAATGGAATTGGGATATGGATGGAATATAATGAAATAGAGCCACTTTGAGGTTCTCTATGAAATGAGGCATGGAACGGAGCCACTACGAAGAAGTTCCGGGAGTTACGAAGGAAACCTCGAGCTCATATTGGTCATGGGTTGAGAACGGGAATTGAATTCTCTGAGACCTAATTTACCGTTGTTCCTCAGTAGCTCAGTGGTAGAGCGGTCGGCCGTTAACCGATTGGTCGCAGGTTCGAATCCTACTTGGGGAGATTTGATTCATTCCGAATTAAAGAATTCGGAATGAAAGGGTTCGCTTTGACCGTTAAGAGTAGGTAACCCGTTCCCTGTGTCTTTGTTTCTATTGCATTCTATCTCATCGTATCAAATTCTGTTCTGCGATATTTGAGAATCACCGTCAATACCTCGGTGTAGGTCCGGGATAATCCTTTGTTCCACAGTCTGGGTCTATTTACAACTAGCCAATTAAGAATTCTCAGATGTACTAGTACTAGCAAGTGCATCTTTGATGCAGTCATCGATTCTCCCGAGAGGTCACAATTACCGCGAGCAAACATATTAATGACGAGGAACACATTTTTGCTATTCTACTAATACTTGTACTTGCTCTGCTATTCTGCCCGAGCCTGGCTGAGGAAGAATTACGGGGCGTAAAACAAAAAAATATGCTGATTCGGGTTGGGTATACTATATTTAATTTATAACGGAACCCCCGCCCTTAACCCATTAACGAAAAAGAAAAAATAAAAAGATAAGGCCATTCCATTTCGACAAAAGACCCACACCCAAGTTCCATAGCTTTGGGTCCGCTATCCCGATCATGATTTTCCTACCCCCAGAGGGAAAAGTCCTTCCCTTTTTGGCCGGTTGTGGGCGAGGAGGGATTCGAACCCCCGACACCGTGGTTCGTAGCCACGTGCTCTAATCCTCTGAGCTACAGGCCCCACCCCGTCTCCACTGGATCTGTTCCGGGGGTACCCTAAAAAAAGGAACCTTTCCTCTCCCCAGCCATTTGCCATTTCGGGTTAAGAAGATGTGAAAGCGCCTCTCTCTCTATAAGAACGGTGCGTTCCAAGGTGTGAAGTGAGATAGAAAAGTGGAGAGAAGGGGTTTTGAATAAGACGACCTTTTCATTTTTCATTTTTTTTCCATATTGATATTGAAAAGTAATAAGAATTAGAGGTGTTAAGCTTTTTATCATCCTGGCGTCGAGCTATTTTTCCGCAGGACCTCCCCTACAGTATCGTCACCGCAGTAGAGTTTAACCACCAAGTTCGGGATGGATTGGTGTGGTTCCTCTACGCCTAGGACACCAGAATATCGAACCATGAACGAAGAAAGGCATGAGAGAAAAGCATATTGGCTAGTGATTGTGGGGCCCCAATTCTTGACTGGAGGGGACACCAAAGGCCTCTGCCCTTCCATCCCTTGGATAGATAGAGAGGGAGGGCAGAGCTTTTTTTGGTTTTTTCATGTTGTCAAAGAGTTGAACAATGGTTTTTTCGTGTTGTCAAAGAGTTGAACAATGAAAATAGATGGCGAGTGCCTAATCGAATTGATCGGGTCATGTAGGAACAAGGTTCAAGTCTACCGGTCTGTTAGGATGCCTCAGCTGCATACATCACTGCACTTCCACTTGACACCTATCGTGATGATAAACGGCTCATCTCGCCGTGACCTTCTCTTGAATTCTCAAAACTTCTGTCGCTCCATCCCCGCAGGGGCAGAGAACCCATCGCTGTCTCGGCTGTGCTACCGGAGGCTCTGGGGAAGTCGGAATAGGAGAGCACTCATCTTGGGGTGGGCTTACTACTTAGATGCTTTCAGCAGTTATCCGCTCCGCACTTGGCTACCCAGCGTTTACCGTGGGCACGATAACTGGTACACCAGAGGTGCGTCCTTCCCGGTCCTCTCGTACTAGGGAAAGGTCCTCTCAATGCTCTAACGCCCACACCGGATATGGACCGAACTGTCTCACGACGTTCTGAACCCAGCTCACGTACCGCTTTAATGGGCGAACAGCCCAACCCTTGGAACATACTACAGCCCCAGGTGGCGAAGAGCCGACATCGAGGTGCCAAACCTTCCCGTCGATGTGAGCTCTTGGGGAAGATCAGCCTGTTATCCCTAGAGTAACTTTTATCCGTTGAGCGACGGCCCTTCCACTCGGCACCGTCGGATCACTAAGGCCGACTTTCGTCCCTGCTCGACGGGTGGGTCTTGCAGTCAAGCTCCCTTCTGCCTTTGCACTCGAGGGCCAATCTCCGTCTGGCCCGAGGAAACCTTTGCACGCCTCCGTTACCTTTTGGGAGGCCTACGCCCCATAGAAACTGTCTACCTGAGACTGTCCCTTGGCCCGTAGGTCCTGACACAAGGTTAGAATTCTAGCTCTTCCAGAGTGGTATCTCACTGATGGCTCGGGCCCCCCCCGAAGGGGGCCTTCTTCGCCTTCCACCTAAGCTGCGCAGGAAAGGCCCAAAGCCAATCCCAGGGAACAGTGAAGCTTCATAGGGTCTTTCTGTCCAGGTGCAGGTAGTCCGCATCTTCACAGACATGTCTATTTCACCGAGCCTCTCTCCGAGACAGTGCCCAGATCGTTACGCCTTTCGTGCGGGTCGGAACTTACCCGACAAGGAATTTCGCTACCTTAGGACCGTTATAGTTACGGCCGCCGTTCACCGGGGCTTCGGTCGCCGGCTCCCCTGTCATCAGGTCACCAACTTCCTTGACCTTCCGGCACTGGGCAGGCGTCAGCCCCCATACATGGTCTTACGACTTTGCGGAGACCTGTGTTTTTGGTAAACAGTCGCCCGGGCCTGGTCACTGCGACCCCCTTTGTGAGGAGGCACCCCTTCTCCCGAAGTTACGGGGCTATTTTGCCGAGTTCCTTAGAGAGAGTTGTCTCGCGCCCCTAGGTATTCTCTACCTACCCACCTGTGTCGGTTTCGGGTACAGGTACCCTTTTGTTGAAGGTCGTTCGAGCTTTTCCTGGGAGTATGGCATGGGTTACTTCAGCGCCGTAGCGCCTGGTACTCGAACATTGGCTCGAGGTATTTTCTCTACCTCTTCTTACCCTAAAAAAACAGGGGCACCTTGCGTCCTTGAACCGATAACCATCTTTCGGCTAACCTAGCCTCCTCCGTCCCTCGGGACCAACAAGGGGTAGTACAGGAATATTCACCTGTTGTCCATCGACTACGCCTTTCGGCCTGATCTTAGGCCCTGACTCACCCTCCGTGGACGAACCTTGCGGAGGAACCCTTAGGTTTTCGGGGCATTGGATTCTCACCAATGTTTGCGTTACTCAAGCCGACATTCTCGCTTCCGCTTCGTCCACAACTGCTCGCGCAGGTGCTTCCCTCTAAGGCGGAACGCTCCCCTACCGATGCATTTTTACATCCCACAGCTTCGGCAGATCGCTTAGCCCCGTTCATCTTCGGCGCAAGAGCGCTCGATCAGTGAGCTATTACGCACTCTTTCAAGGGTGGCTGCTTCTAGGCAAACCTCCTGGCTGTCTCTGCACCCCTACCTCCTTTATCACTGAGCGGTCATTTAGGGGCCTTAGCTGGTGATCCGGGCTGTTTCCCTCTCGACGATGAAGCTTATCCCCCATCGTCTCACTGGCCGACCTTGACCCCTGTTATTTTGAGATCATATCTAGTATTCAGAGTTTGCCTCGATTTGGTACCGCTCTCGCGGCCCGCACCGAAACAGTGCTTTACCCCTAGATGTCCAGTCAACTGCTGCGCCTCAACGCATTTCGGGGAGAACCAGCTAGCTCTGGGTTCGAGTGGCATTTCACCCCTAACCACAACTCATCCGCTGATTCTTCAACATCAGTCGGTTCGGACCTCCACTTAGTTTCACCCAAGCTTCATCCTGGTCATGGATAGATCACCCAGGTTCGGGTCCATAAGCAGTGACAATTGCCCCATGAAGACTCGCTTTCGCTACGGCTCCGGTGGGTTCCCTTAACCAAGCCACTGCCTATGAGTCGCCGGCTCATTCTTCAACAGGCACGCGGTCAGAGTCCTCGTCTCCTCCCACTGCTTGGAAGCTTACGGTTTCATGTTCTATTTCACTCCCCGATGGGGGTTCTTTTCACCCTTCCCTCACGGTACTACTTCACTATCGGTCACCCAGGAGTATTTAGCCTTGCAAGGTGGTCCTTGGCTGATTCACACGGGATTCCACGTGCCCCATGCTACTCGGGTCAGGGGCGTAAGCTAGTGATGCTTTCGGCTACTGGACTCTCGCCATCTAGGGTGCAACACTCCACTGCTTCGCCTAGCAGCACGACGCTTGTATTTGCTCTCCCACAACCCCGTTTTCACGGTTTAGGCTGCTCCCATTTCGCTCGCCGCTACTACGGGAATCGCTTTTGCTTTCTTTTCCTCTGGCTACTAAGATGTTTCAGTTCGCCAGGTTGTCTCTTGCCTGCCCATGGATTCAGCAGCAGTTTGAAAGGTTGACCTATTCGGGAATCTCCGGATCTACGCTTATTTGCAACTCCCCGAAGCATTTCGTCGCTTACTACGCCCTTCCTCGTCTCTGGGTGCCTAGGTATCCACCGTAAGCCTTTCTTCGTTTGAACCTCGCCCTTAACTTTAAGGCTATGCCATCCTAAGGTGCTGCTAAATGGAAGGATCTTATCAACGTCCATGAATGATAAATCATAGATCGAACTGCCGAATCGGAAAAATGGAGTGCTATCATATAGCTTTGTATCGGCTAAGTTCACGAGTTGGAGATAAGCGGACTCGAACCGCTGACATCCGCCACAGGGTAAACCACCGCCTCTCAGGCCCCCGACTGATTCTACCATAGAGGCCAACGATAGACAATAACTCCCCCCCGAACACAGCTTACAACTTTCATCGTACTGTGCTCTCCAAAGAGCAACTCTTCTCAAAATCTCAAAAGGTACTGAGTTGGAATCCCATTCTAACTAAGGATTCTTGTGGTTCCGGAGAATCCAGCTACAGGAGAACCAGGAACGGAGAGCTTTCCCCCCTTTTCCGCCCGCCTCTTTGGTCTTAAGAATGCTGGTTTTAAGAATGAGTGATTGCCCTTCTCCGACCCTTACTGCCCAACCGGAGAGCGGACAGCTAATGCGTTCCACTTATTGAACAGGGTTCTATGGTCGGTCCGCGACCCCTGGATACCGAAGGCGTCCTTGGGGTGATCTCGTAGTTCCTACGGGGTGGAGACGATGGGGTCGGTCCATGGATTTTCCTTCCTTTTGCCGCATTTCGCTCAAAGGGTTGAAGGGAGATAGTGCATCAAGCTGTTCGCAAGGGCCAACTTGATCCTCTTCCCCAGGGGATCCCAGATGAGGGAACCCTAAGAGAGCCGCCGACTCCAACTACCGTCCATGTACGATCCATACTAGATCTGACCAACTGCCCATCCTACCTCCTCTACGTTCTTGACAGCCCATCTTTGTCTCAGTAGAGTCTTTCAGTGGCATGTTTCGGTCCTCTTCCCCATTACTTAGAAAAAGTGAGCCACCGGTTCAGGTACAAGATACTATCATTACCGCCTGGACAATTAGACATCCAACCCGTAATCGCAACGACCCAATTGCAAGAGCGGAGCTCTACCAACTGAGCTATATCCCCCCGAGCCAAGTGGGGCCTGCATGAAGGAGTCAGATGCTTCTTCTATTCTTTTATTCTTTTCCTTGGCGTAGCTGGGCCATCCTGGACTTGAACCAGAGACCTCGCCCGTGAAGTAAATCATCGCACCTACGGTCCAACCAATTGGGAGAGAATCAATAGATTCCTTTTCGGGAGCGATTCATCCTTCCCGAACGCAGCATACAACTCTCCGTTGTACTGCGCTCTCCAAGTGTGCTTGTTCCCCCCTTCTTCCTTACCATGGCAAGTCTTTGTGAAATAACTCCGATGAGAAGAAAAAAGAAGGCGTTAAGAAACCCTCCTGGCCCAACCCTAGACACTCTAAGATCCTTTTTCAAATCTCCTGGTCCCTGCGGAAGAAAGGAAAAAGAATTTCACGTTCTTCCTTTCGCTTTCGGGAAGGGAGGATTAAGAAAATCCTATTGATTGCAGCTTTCTCCAGACCTCCGGGAAAAGCATGAAAAAAAAAGGCTCGAATGGTACGATCCCTCCGTCACCCCAGAATGAAAGGGGCGATCTCGTAGTTCTTGGTCTGTGGAGATACGTTGTTAGGTGCTCCGTTTTATTTTCCCATTGAGGCCGAACCTAAACCTGTGCTCGAGAGATAGCTGTCCATATACTGATAAGGGATGTATGGATTCTCGAGAAGAGAGGAGCCGAGGTGGTCCCCCCCGGACCGCCCGGATCCCACGAGTGAATAGAAAGTTGGATCTACATTGGATCTCACCTGAATCGCCCCATCTATCCTCCTGAGGAGAAGTTTGGTTTCAAACCCCGGTTCAAACAGGAGAAGTACGCCATGCTAATGTGCCTTGGATGATCCACATCTCAGGGTCAGGCGCTGATGAGCACATTGAACTATCCATGTGGCTGAGAGCCCTCACAGCCCAGGCACAACGACGCAATTATCAGGGGCGCGCTCTACCACTGAGCTAATAGCCCGTCGTGCGGGCCTCCCGCTGGGGGCCCGCTATGCCAAAAGCGAGAGAAACCCCATCCCTCTCTTTCCTTTTTTCGCCCCCATGTCGCCACACGGGAGGGACACGGGGACGTAAAAAAGGGGATCCTATCAACTTGTTCCGACCTAGGATAATAAGCTCATGAGCTTAGTCTTACTTCACCGTCGAGAAACGAAAGAAGACTTCCATCTCCAAGTTTAACTCAGACGTAGCTCGCTTCTTTTTGGGTGTGAAGCAGTGTCAAACCAAAATACCCAACAAGCATTAGCTCTCCCTGAAAAGGAGGTGATCCAGCCGCACCTTCCAGTACGGCTACCTTGTTACGACTTCACTCCAGTCACTAGCCCTGCCTTCGGCATCCCCCTCCTTGCGGTTAAGGTAACGACTTCGGGCATGGCCAGCTCCCATAGTGTGACGGGCGGTGTGTACAAGGCCCGGGAACGAATTCACCGCCGTATGGCTGACCGGCGATTACTAGCGATTCCGGCTTCATGCAGGCGAGTTGCAGCCTACAATCCGAACTGAGGACGGGTTTTTGGAGTTAGCTCACCCTCGCGGGATCACGACCCTTTGTCCCGGCCATTGTAGCACGTGTGTCGCCCAGGGCATAAGGGGCATGATGACTTGACGTCATCCTCACCTTCCTCCGGCTTATCACCGGCAGTCTGCTCAGGGTTCCAACCTCAACGGTTGGCAACTAAACACGAGGGTTGCGCTCGTTGCGGGACTTAACCCAACACCTTACGGCACGAGCTGACGACAGCCATGCACCACCTGTGTCCGCGTTCCCGAAGGCACCCCTCTCTTTCAAGAGGATTCGCGGCATGTCAAGCCCTGGTAAGGTTCTTCGCTTTGCATCGAATTAAACCACATGCTCCACCTCTTGTGCGGGCCCCCGTCAATTCCTTTGAGTTTCATTCTTGCGAACGTACTCCCCAGGCGGGATACTTAACGCGTTAGCTACAGCACTGCACGGGTCGATACGCACAGCGCCTAGTATCCATCGTTTACGGCTAGGACTACTGGGGTATCTAATCCCATTCGCTCCCCTAGCTTTCGTCTCTCAGTGTCAGTGTCGGCCCAGCAGAGTGCTTTCGCCGTTGGTGTTCTTTCCGATCTCTACGCATTTCACCGCTCCACCGGAAATTCCCTCTGCCCCTACCGTACTCCAGCTTGGTAGTTTCCACCGCCTGTCCAGGGTTGAGCCCTGGGATTTGACGGCGGACTTAAAAAGCCACCTACAGACGCTTTACGCCCAATCATTCCGGATAACGCTTGCATCCTCTGTATTACCGCGGCTGCTGGCACAGAGTTAGCCGATGCTTATTCCCCAGATACCGTCATTGCTTCTTCTCCGGGAAAAGAAGTTCACGACCCGTAGGCCTTCTACCTCCACGCGGCATTGCTCCGTCAGGCTTTCGCCCATTGCGGAAAATTCCCCACTGCTGCCTCCCGTAGGAGTCTGGGCCGTGTCTCAGTCCCAGTGTGGCTGATCATCCTCTCGGACCAGCTACTGATCATCGCCTTGGTAAGCTATTGCCTCACCAACTAGCTAATCAGACGCGAGCCCCTCCTCGGGCGGATTCCTCCTTTTGCTCCTCAGCGTACGGGGTATTAGCAGCCGTTTCCAGCTGTTGTTCCCCTCCCAAGGGCAGGTTCTTACGCGTTACTCACCCGTCCGCCACTGGAAACACCACTTCCCGTCCGACTTGCATGTGTTAAGCATGCCGCCAGCGTTCATCCTGAGCCAGGATCGAACTCTCCATGAGATTCATAGTTGCATTACTTATAGCTTCCTTGTTCGTAGACAAAGCTAATTCGGAATTGTCTTTCATTCCAAGGCATAACTTGTATCCATGCGCTTCATATTCGCCTGGAGTTCGCTCCCAGAAATATAGCCATCCCCACCCCCTCACGTCAATCCCACGAGCCTCTTATCCATTCTCATTCGATCACGGCGGGGGAGCAAGTCAAAATAGAAAAACTCACATTGGGTTTAGGGATAATCAGGCTCGAACTGATGACTTCCGCCACGTCAAGGCGACACTCTACCGCTGAGTTATATCCCTTCCCTTGCCCCCATCGAGAAATAGAACTGACTAATCCTAAGGCAAAGGGTCGAGAAACTCAACGCCACTATTCTTGAACAACTTGGAATTGGGCCTTCCTTCTTTTCGTACGGATACGAAAATGAAAATAATGGGCAAAATTGTATTCAATTGTCAACAGCTCCTATCGTAAATAGGATTGACTACGGATTCGAGCCATAGCACACGGTTTCATAAAACCGTACGATTTTCCCGATCTAAATAAAGCAGGTTTTACATGAAGAAGATTTGGCTCAGCATGTTCTATTCGATACGGGTAGGAAAAGAACCCAACTCGGTATTATTAAAAAAATAGAGAAATCAGAACCCAGTCAAGATGATATGGATCAACCCCTTCTTCTTGTGCCAAAGATCTTACCATTTCCGAAGGAAGCTGGAGTTACATCTCTTTTCCATTTCCATTCCAGAGTTTTTATGTGTTTCCACGCCCCTTCGAGACCCCGAAAAATGAACAACTTTTCTTCGGAACACATACAAGATTCGTCATTGCAAAAAGGATAATGGTAACCCCACCATTAACTACTTCATTTATGAATTTCATAGTAATAGAAATACATGTCCTACCGCGACAGAATTTGTAACTTGCTATCCTCTTGCCTAGCAGGCAAAGATTTACCTCCGTGGAAAGGATGATTCATTCGGATCGACATGAGAGTCCAACTACATTGCATTGCCAGAATCCATGTTGTATATTTGAAAGAGGTTGACCTCCTTGCTTCTCTCATGTTACAATCCTCTTCCCGCCGAGCCCCCTTTCTCCTCGATCCACAGAGAAAAAATGGAGGACTGGTGCCAACAGTTCATCACGGAAGAAAGGACTCACTGAGCCGAGATCACTAACTAATACTAATCTAATACTAATAGAATAGAAAAGAACTGTCTTTTCTGTATACTTTCCCCGGTTCCGTTGCTACCGCGGGCTTTACGCAATCAATCGGATCATATAGATATCCCTTCAACACAACATAGGTCATCGAAAGGATCTCGGAGACCCACCAAAGCACGAAAGCCAGAATCTTTCAGAAAATGGATTCCTATTCGAAGAGTGCATAACCGCATGGATAAGCTCACACTAACCCGTCAATTTTGGATCCAATTCGGAATTTTAGGTATCGGGAAGGAATTGGAATGTAATAATATCGATTCATACAGATACAGAAGAAAAGGTTCTCTATTGATTCAAACACTGTACCCGCGGGATAGGGATAGAGAAAGAGGAAAAAAACGAAGATTTCACATAGTACTTTTGATCGAAAAATCAATCTGATTTATTTCGTACCTTTCGCTCAATGAAAAAATGGGTCAGATTCTACAGGATCAAACCTATGGGACTTAAGGAATGATCGAAGGGAATAAAAAAAGAAAAAAAAAAAAAGAGAGGGAAAAATAAGTAAATAAAAATGACGTAGAAGAGCCCAGATTCCAAATGAATGAAAACGTGACTGAATTGGTCCCGGTCACTCTTCGGGACGGAATGGAAGAAGGGAGGAGATTCTCGAACGAGGAAAAGGATCCAATGACTTCGAAAGAATTGAACGAGGAGCCGTATGAGGTGAAAATCTCACGTACGGTTCTGTCGAGTGGCAGTAAGGGTGACTTATCTGTCAACTTTTCCACTATCACCCCCAAAAAACCAAACTCTGCCTTACGTAAAGTTGCCAGAGTACGCTTAACCTCGGGATTTGAAATCACTGCTTATATACCTGGTATTGGCCATAATTTACAAGAACATTCTGTAGTCTTAGTAAGAGGGGGAAGGGTTAAGGATTTACCCGGTGTGAGATATCACATTGTTCGAGGAACCCTAGATGCTGTCGGAGTAAAGGATCGTCAACAAGGGCGTTCTAGTGCGTTGTAGATTCTTATCCAAGACTTGTATCATTTGATGATGCCATGTGAATCGCTAGAAACATGTGAAGTGTATGGCTAACCCAATAACGAAAGTTTCGTAAGGGAACTGGAGCAGGCTACCATGAGACAAACAAAAGATCTTCTTTCTAAAGAGATTCGATTCGGAACTATTATATGTCCAAGGTCCAATATTGAAATAATTTCAGAGGTTTTCCTTGACTTTGTCCGTGTCAACAAACAATTCGAAATGCCTCGACTTTTTTAGAACAGGTCCGAGTCAAATAGTAATGATTCGAAGCACCTCTTTTTACACTATTTCGGAAACCCAAGGACTCAATCGTATGGATATGTAAAATACAGGATTTCCAATCCTAGCAGGAAAGGGAGGGAAACGGATACTCAATTTAAAGTGAGTAAACAGAATTCCATACTCGATCTCATAGATACATATAGAATTCTGTGGAAAGCCGTATTCGATGAAAGTCGTATGTACGGCTTGGAGGGAGATCTTTCATATCTTTCGAGATCCACCCTACAATATGGGGTCAAAAAGCCAAAATAAATGATTTTAGCCCTTATAAAAAGAAAACTTATTCTTGAACCCCTTTCACGCTCATGTCACGTCGAGGTACTGCAGAAGAAAAAATTGAAAAATCCGATCCAATTTATCGTAATCGATTAGTTAACATGTTGGTTAACCGTATTCTGAAACATGGAAAAAAATCATTGGCTTATCAAATTATCTATCGAGCCATGA
This window of the Cucumis sativus chloroplast, complete genome genome carries:
- the rps12 gene encoding ribosomal protein S12, whose translation is MPTIKQLIRNTRQPIRNVTKSPALRGCPQRRGTCTRVYTITPKKPNSALRKVARVRLTSGFEITAYIPGIGHNLQEHSVVLVRGGRVKDLPGVRYHIVRGTLDAVGVKDRQQGRSKYGVKKPK